Proteins from a genomic interval of Desulfoplanes formicivorans:
- a CDS encoding adenylyl-sulfate kinase: MAERVDTDDRGWALWFVGLPGSGKSSVARGVAEVLWARGKDVVHLQMDERRKVYFPEPTYSPRERARAYEMFVDEGALLAGSGRGVIMDGTAPKVAMRTRARNKIARFAEVYVACPLEVAMQREKNRPQGLVMAGLYAKALERKKNGTQFPGLGQVIGVDIPFEVDEHAECVVDNVSLTLEQAVARVITWFDGWQHEQAARSSRDRY, encoded by the coding sequence ATGGCGGAAAGGGTAGATACAGACGACAGGGGATGGGCCTTGTGGTTCGTGGGCCTGCCCGGGTCGGGCAAGAGTTCCGTGGCCCGGGGGGTTGCAGAGGTGCTCTGGGCCCGGGGGAAGGATGTTGTCCATCTACAGATGGACGAGCGCAGGAAGGTCTATTTTCCCGAGCCCACCTATTCACCCCGGGAGCGGGCCCGGGCCTACGAGATGTTTGTTGACGAAGGTGCCTTGCTGGCGGGTTCCGGCAGGGGAGTCATTATGGACGGGACTGCTCCCAAAGTGGCCATGCGCACCCGTGCCAGGAACAAAATCGCCAGGTTTGCCGAGGTCTATGTTGCCTGCCCCCTGGAAGTGGCCATGCAGCGGGAAAAGAACCGTCCCCAGGGGCTGGTCATGGCCGGGCTGTATGCAAAGGCCCTTGAACGCAAGAAGAATGGGACGCAATTTCCCGGACTTGGTCAGGTCATTGGCGTGGACATTCCCTTTGAGGTGGACGAACATGCCGAATGCGTGGTTGACAATGTGTCCCTGACGTTGGAACAGGCGGTTGCCAGGGTCATCACCTGGTTTGATGGCTGGCAACATGAGCAAGCGGCACGATCCTCCCGGGACCGTTATTGA
- a CDS encoding cell envelope integrity protein TolA translates to MGSSLHVDLGKRVYTVDLVTLPAPAPAVASRKTAPVRKKTASKPSKSKAVPALPSKSRPKPKAKPVKKISPKKTQAPQRVARKKPAPPKKTESSRQIIAQALKGVQGEVSQKTRKEQQDLARELAGLRKSVDQDNRATGGKGTTSQESGLVQVYGRIAETAIKEHWRFPRVGGSNLAARIEVRIDPGGKVLGTRVLVSSGRTDFDGSALRAIHEAEPLPEPPSRDIKRLIITFNLSELQE, encoded by the coding sequence ATGGGGAGTTCCCTGCACGTTGATCTGGGAAAACGGGTCTATACCGTGGATCTGGTGACCTTGCCCGCTCCTGCGCCGGCCGTGGCATCCAGGAAAACAGCGCCTGTCCGGAAAAAGACTGCGTCCAAGCCCTCCAAATCAAAAGCAGTACCCGCCTTACCGTCCAAGTCCCGGCCCAAACCCAAGGCCAAACCGGTCAAAAAGATCAGCCCGAAAAAAACGCAGGCTCCCCAACGGGTTGCCAGGAAAAAACCCGCACCCCCCAAGAAAACCGAATCTTCCCGGCAGATCATTGCCCAGGCCCTCAAAGGGGTTCAGGGTGAAGTCAGCCAAAAGACGCGCAAGGAACAGCAGGATCTGGCCAGAGAGCTGGCCGGGTTGCGCAAGAGCGTGGATCAGGATAACAGAGCCACTGGTGGAAAAGGCACGACCTCCCAGGAATCAGGGCTTGTTCAGGTGTACGGCCGGATTGCCGAGACCGCCATCAAGGAGCATTGGCGGTTTCCCCGGGTGGGCGGGTCCAATCTGGCGGCCCGAATCGAGGTGCGCATTGATCCCGGCGGCAAGGTGCTCGGTACCAGGGTGCTTGTGTCTTCGGGGCGTACGGATTTTGACGGTTCGGCCCTGCGCGCCATCCATGAGGCAGAACCCCTGCCTGAACCTCCATCCCGGGACATTAAACGTTTGATCATTACTTTCAATTTGAGCGAGTTGCAGGAATAG
- a CDS encoding histidinol phosphate phosphatase domain-containing protein, with translation MIDLHTHTIFSDGDLIPAESAQRAAVAGYKAMAFTDHADASNIDLILEHVRRASEQLSVYADIELYCGVELTHIPPGLIGEMTEYARSAGAEIVVVHGETIVEPVPVGTNLAAIEAGVDVLAHPGLITPEEVALAAAKNVALEITTRKGHSLTNGHVASLARDLGAPLVINNDAHTVGDMVSKAMRQNIALGAGMTVSEIRKAEGNSLAIVQRIMKRRLNRLGKASQAVAGSGQKAPDAS, from the coding sequence ATGATTGATTTGCACACCCATACCATTTTCAGCGATGGAGACCTTATCCCGGCAGAATCGGCGCAACGGGCTGCCGTGGCCGGTTACAAGGCCATGGCCTTCACCGATCATGCCGATGCCTCCAATATCGATTTGATCCTTGAACATGTCCGCCGGGCCAGCGAACAGCTTTCCGTGTATGCGGACATTGAATTGTATTGCGGGGTGGAGTTGACCCATATCCCTCCGGGATTGATCGGTGAAATGACCGAGTATGCCCGTTCTGCCGGGGCCGAGATCGTGGTGGTTCACGGGGAAACCATTGTGGAGCCTGTTCCCGTGGGCACCAATCTGGCGGCCATTGAAGCCGGAGTGGACGTTCTGGCTCATCCCGGTCTGATCACTCCCGAGGAAGTGGCCTTGGCTGCGGCCAAAAATGTGGCGTTGGAGATCACCACCCGCAAGGGGCACAGCCTGACCAACGGCCATGTGGCCTCCCTGGCCCGGGATCTGGGGGCACCTCTGGTGATCAACAATGACGCGCATACGGTGGGGGATATGGTCTCCAAAGCGATGCGGCAGAATATCGCCCTGGGAGCCGGAATGACCGTCAGCGAGATCCGCAAGGCCGAAGGCAACTCGCTGGCCATTGTGCAAAGGATCATGAAACGGCGTCTCAACCGTTTGGGCAAGGCCTCCCAGGCTGTTGCCGGGTCCGGGCAAAAAGCCCCAGACGCATCCTAA
- a CDS encoding MetS family NSS transporter small subunit gives MSTSAVIMLIFGLTITWGGAAVCISKAMKKS, from the coding sequence ATGTCCACATCCGCAGTTATCATGCTCATCTTTGGTTTGACCATCACGTGGGGAGGCGCTGCCGTGTGCATCTCCAAGGCAATGAAGAAAAGCTAG
- a CDS encoding bifunctional nuclease family protein: MPILILKDATDTHVLPIWIGAMEAMAISMAINKVTMPRPMTHDLVLNVMNALGGKLDHVEILSIEKGTYYASLVVTKGDAVTRIDSRPSDSIALALKADVPIMASKTMLEQALSQQKGEYQAVIEGEDAKQWTEMLAKYNLDDIKYKM; encoded by the coding sequence ATGCCAATCCTTATCCTCAAGGATGCAACAGATACCCATGTTCTGCCCATCTGGATAGGGGCCATGGAAGCCATGGCCATTTCCATGGCCATCAACAAGGTTACCATGCCAAGGCCCATGACCCATGACCTGGTGCTGAACGTGATGAATGCCTTGGGCGGCAAGCTGGATCATGTGGAGATACTGTCCATTGAAAAGGGCACGTATTACGCATCCCTGGTGGTGACCAAGGGGGATGCGGTCACGCGGATCGACAGCCGGCCTTCGGACTCCATTGCCCTGGCCTTGAAGGCCGATGTGCCCATCATGGCGTCCAAGACCATGCTTGAACAGGCCCTTTCCCAGCAAAAGGGTGAGTATCAGGCGGTCATCGAAGGAGAAGACGCCAAGCAGTGGACAGAGATGTTGGCCAAGTACAACCTTGACGATATCAAATACAAGATGTGA
- the tolR gene encoding protein TolR, with protein MRFNPHQRGFLAEINVTPFVDVMLVLLIIFMVTAPMLTQGVEVDLPRTKTVETLPEDSDHLVLSIKKDGSLFLDTYAVKMDAMETHLKRLVKDKNKLVYLKADKDVPYGVVVKVMARVKKAGIEKLGVVAEPEDVH; from the coding sequence ATGCGTTTTAATCCCCATCAGCGAGGTTTTCTGGCCGAGATCAATGTGACCCCCTTTGTGGATGTCATGCTGGTTCTTTTGATTATTTTCATGGTCACCGCGCCCATGCTCACCCAGGGGGTTGAGGTGGACCTGCCCAGGACAAAAACCGTTGAAACCCTGCCCGAGGACAGCGATCATCTGGTCTTGAGCATCAAAAAGGACGGCTCCCTGTTTCTGGACACCTATGCCGTGAAAATGGATGCCATGGAAACCCACCTCAAGAGGCTGGTTAAAGACAAGAACAAGCTCGTCTATCTCAAAGCCGACAAGGATGTTCCCTACGGTGTCGTTGTCAAGGTCATGGCACGGGTCAAAAAGGCAGGTATCGAAAAACTCGGGGTGGTCGCCGAACCCGAAGATGTTCACTAA
- a CDS encoding ABC transporter permease, whose translation MRHVLLLAFLVIVFVLPLVVLGGYALAPRWQFPHLIPEAFDFGSLAFLYREHASLMRHMMSSVGYSLATVLVSLVMCYGPARVMARQSFAGRHLLEGFLLAPALVPPMTFAMGLHVLFIRMSLADTLLGVVLVLAVFSYPYMLRALIAGFHVVDNSYALCAANLGASPWTVFARVELPLLLPAIIAGGSVVFLVAFSEYFLVFLIGGGAVPSFTGYLFPILSSSNRSLGSVLTLVFVAVPLVFFVLIEWVVGRSFRRMGVGSM comes from the coding sequence GTGAGGCATGTCCTGCTGTTGGCTTTTCTGGTTATTGTTTTTGTACTCCCCTTGGTGGTGCTGGGCGGGTATGCCCTGGCTCCCCGGTGGCAGTTTCCCCATCTGATCCCCGAGGCGTTTGATTTCGGTTCCCTTGCCTTTCTGTATCGCGAGCATGCTTCCCTCATGCGACACATGATGTCCTCGGTGGGGTATTCCCTGGCAACGGTTCTTGTTTCCCTGGTCATGTGCTATGGCCCGGCCCGGGTCATGGCTCGGCAATCGTTTGCCGGTCGGCATCTGCTGGAGGGGTTTCTCCTGGCTCCGGCCCTTGTCCCGCCCATGACTTTTGCCATGGGGTTGCATGTCCTGTTCATCAGGATGTCCCTGGCGGATACGCTGCTCGGTGTGGTCCTGGTTCTGGCCGTTTTCAGCTACCCCTACATGCTCCGGGCCCTCATTGCCGGATTTCATGTTGTTGACAATTCCTATGCCCTGTGCGCGGCAAATCTGGGCGCTTCCCCGTGGACCGTATTTGCACGGGTTGAACTGCCTTTGCTGCTTCCGGCGATTATTGCCGGGGGAAGCGTGGTCTTCCTGGTTGCCTTTTCCGAATATTTTCTTGTTTTTCTCATCGGTGGCGGGGCAGTGCCCTCCTTTACCGGCTATCTCTTTCCGATTCTCTCCTCCTCCAACAGATCCCTGGGATCGGTATTGACTCTGGTTTTTGTGGCCGTTCCCCTGGTGTTTTTTGTCCTTATTGAATGGGTTGTGGGACGTTCCTTTCGCCGCATGGGCGTGGGGAGCATGTAG
- a CDS encoding DMT family transporter, which produces MIIRGVLPVVAAATLWGCLGPFSKLAFSQGMDPLEVAFWRAGFGWIFFLAQAVWTRGYKIAPKDLPAITGFGFLGVTVFFGSYQIAVQNSGAALAAVLLYTAPAWVAILARLILGETLTSMKLVCVGLTIAGVAGVALGSSATQAIRVTPLGIAAGLVAGLSYALYYIFGKHYLNIYPTHTIFAYTLPVGLLGLLPWIHFHPMTPIGLAAVFFLGLATTFGAYTFYCIGLKHLDASKAAIVATLEPVVAGVMAYFWWGERFTLTGYLGISTILGAVLLLVYTDTKAA; this is translated from the coding sequence ATGATCATCCGAGGTGTTCTACCGGTTGTTGCTGCCGCCACCCTCTGGGGATGTCTGGGTCCTTTTTCCAAGCTCGCCTTTTCCCAGGGGATGGACCCCCTTGAGGTCGCCTTCTGGCGGGCCGGATTCGGCTGGATTTTTTTTCTTGCCCAGGCGGTATGGACCAGGGGGTACAAGATTGCCCCCAAGGACCTTCCCGCGATCACGGGGTTCGGTTTCCTTGGGGTAACCGTTTTTTTCGGCAGCTATCAGATCGCGGTTCAAAACAGCGGGGCCGCCCTGGCAGCGGTTCTTCTGTATACCGCGCCGGCCTGGGTCGCCATCCTGGCCCGATTGATCCTCGGGGAAACCCTGACATCCATGAAGCTCGTCTGTGTCGGCCTGACCATCGCCGGGGTCGCGGGCGTGGCCCTGGGATCCTCTGCCACTCAAGCGATCCGAGTCACCCCCCTGGGCATTGCCGCAGGCCTTGTGGCCGGGCTGAGCTATGCCCTGTATTATATTTTCGGAAAGCACTATCTGAACATCTATCCCACCCACACCATCTTCGCCTATACCCTTCCGGTCGGCCTCTTGGGACTGCTCCCCTGGATCCACTTCCACCCCATGACTCCCATCGGACTGGCTGCGGTCTTTTTTCTGGGACTGGCCACCACCTTTGGCGCCTACACCTTCTACTGCATCGGTCTCAAACATCTTGATGCGTCCAAGGCCGCCATCGTGGCCACGCTGGAACCAGTGGTTGCCGGAGTCATGGCCTATTTCTGGTGGGGGGAACGGTTTACCCTGACCGGATATCTCGGGATCTCGACCATTCTGGGAGCGGTGCTGCTCCTGGTATATACCGACACGAAAGCGGCATAG
- a CDS encoding sodium-dependent transporter yields the protein MKREQWGTRVGFILAAVGSAIGLGNIWRFPYITYENGGGAFLIPYFFAMLTAGIPFMILEFGVGHKFRGSAPKIFSALSKKWEWLGWWQIVVSFTIAVYYVAVVAWSIVYCWLSFDQGWGDNTGDFFFKSFLHLSGSPTEIGNIQWPILGAITFSWFVCWIFLYRGVRTGIETAGKIFMPLLFFMVILFMGRAIFLPGASTGLDWFLKPDFSRILDYKVWAAAYGQIFYSLSIGFGIMLTYSSYLPKKSDINNNAFITVFINCGFSMIAGLMIFSVLGNMAVQQGVPVSEVVGSGVGLAFITIPKAINLLPAPVFFGSIFFLALVFAGLSSEISICETVISSLIDKFGWNRKAAATLFCVVGFGVSVVFSTSAGLLILDIVDHFANNYGILLGGLAEMIFLSWVLNLEDVRKYVNSISDFAVGSWWNISLKYVTTFCLGYMVIANLISDFSKPYGGYPVSSLFYFGWHVLELTLLLALIMHFKPSASEPQPVKVSSQGGRH from the coding sequence ATGAAACGAGAGCAGTGGGGCACCAGGGTGGGTTTTATCCTGGCTGCAGTTGGTTCGGCTATCGGTCTGGGGAATATCTGGCGATTTCCCTATATCACCTATGAAAATGGCGGGGGCGCCTTTTTGATCCCCTATTTTTTCGCCATGCTCACGGCCGGTATTCCGTTCATGATTCTGGAATTTGGTGTCGGGCACAAATTCAGGGGGTCCGCACCCAAGATTTTTTCAGCCCTTTCCAAAAAATGGGAATGGCTTGGCTGGTGGCAGATCGTGGTCTCCTTTACCATCGCTGTCTATTATGTGGCGGTTGTTGCCTGGTCCATCGTGTACTGCTGGCTTTCCTTTGATCAGGGATGGGGAGACAATACCGGTGATTTCTTTTTCAAGAGTTTCCTCCATCTTTCCGGAAGTCCTACCGAAATAGGGAATATCCAGTGGCCCATTCTGGGGGCCATCACGTTTTCGTGGTTTGTGTGCTGGATTTTTCTGTACCGTGGCGTGCGCACGGGTATTGAAACCGCGGGCAAGATCTTCATGCCCCTTCTTTTCTTCATGGTCATCCTGTTCATGGGCCGGGCCATCTTTTTGCCCGGGGCCAGCACCGGACTTGACTGGTTTCTCAAGCCGGATTTTTCCCGAATCCTGGATTACAAGGTGTGGGCGGCTGCCTACGGTCAGATTTTCTATTCCCTGAGCATCGGGTTCGGGATCATGCTTACGTATTCCAGTTACCTGCCCAAGAAATCGGACATCAACAACAACGCCTTTATCACCGTGTTCATCAACTGCGGTTTCAGCATGATCGCCGGATTGATGATCTTTTCCGTTCTGGGCAACATGGCCGTGCAGCAGGGCGTACCTGTTTCCGAAGTGGTTGGTTCAGGCGTGGGCCTGGCCTTTATCACCATTCCCAAGGCCATCAATCTGCTGCCCGCTCCGGTGTTTTTCGGAAGCATCTTTTTCCTGGCATTGGTGTTTGCGGGGTTGAGTTCGGAAATTTCCATCTGTGAAACCGTTATTTCTTCCCTTATTGACAAGTTCGGATGGAACCGGAAGGCCGCGGCCACGCTTTTTTGCGTGGTGGGGTTTGGCGTGAGTGTGGTTTTTTCCACAAGCGCCGGACTGTTGATCCTGGATATTGTCGACCACTTTGCCAATAACTACGGTATCCTGCTCGGTGGTCTGGCAGAAATGATCTTCCTGTCTTGGGTGCTCAATCTCGAGGACGTCAGGAAGTACGTCAATTCCATTTCCGATTTTGCCGTTGGGTCCTGGTGGAACATCAGCCTCAAGTACGTGACCACATTCTGTCTGGGGTACATGGTTATTGCCAATCTGATCAGCGATTTCTCCAAACCCTATGGCGGATATCCCGTGAGTTCCCTGTTTTATTTCGGATGGCATGTGCTTGAATTGACCCTGCTTTTGGCGTTGATCATGCATTTCAAGCCGTCTGCTTCCGAACCCCAGCCCGTCAAGGTTTCCAGTCAGGGAGGTCGTCACTAA
- the miaB gene encoding tRNA (N6-isopentenyl adenosine(37)-C2)-methylthiotransferase MiaB, translating to MKFHIITFGCQMNVCDSDWLSYYLQTLGWEPVAEEEAECFIVNTCSVRDKPEQKVYSLLGRLKEYWEANPRCFVAVGGCVAQQVGTAFWKRFPFVRLIFGTDGVANVPAALQQIADDPDQRISLLDFLDEYPERENRFPAFLPAQAFVNIMQGCDNFCAYCIVPYTRGRQKSRASRLVLDECRALVDRGVREISLLGQNVNSYGLDDHGDGVSFAELLHKVAAIPGLDRLRFTTSHPKDIAEEVIQAFGSLPNLCPQLHLPVQSGSDALLKSMGRKYTRKRYEKIVRDLRAVCPDIALTTDLIVGFPGETDQDFEDTLQLMRLVRYESSFSFKYSDRPGVRAERMTNKVPEAVKQERLQRLQALQAEHTIQALEARVGKQDQVLVEGRSRKSDDETPCWRGRDLGGRIVNFHGDAPDLVGKIVPVTITKAKKHSLWGEVSGSPW from the coding sequence ATGAAGTTTCATATCATCACCTTTGGCTGCCAGATGAATGTCTGTGATTCGGACTGGCTGTCCTATTATCTGCAAACCTTGGGCTGGGAACCTGTTGCCGAGGAAGAGGCAGAGTGCTTTATTGTCAACACCTGCAGCGTGCGGGATAAACCCGAGCAAAAGGTGTACAGCCTTTTGGGTCGGCTCAAGGAATACTGGGAAGCCAATCCCCGCTGTTTTGTGGCGGTTGGAGGATGTGTGGCCCAGCAGGTGGGGACGGCTTTTTGGAAGCGGTTTCCCTTTGTCCGTCTGATTTTTGGAACAGACGGGGTTGCCAACGTACCCGCGGCCCTGCAGCAGATCGCCGATGATCCGGACCAGCGCATCAGTCTGCTGGACTTTCTTGATGAGTATCCCGAACGGGAAAACCGTTTTCCCGCTTTTCTGCCGGCACAGGCGTTTGTGAACATCATGCAGGGGTGTGACAATTTTTGCGCCTATTGCATTGTTCCCTACACCCGGGGACGCCAGAAATCACGGGCGAGCAGACTGGTATTGGATGAATGTCGGGCCCTGGTGGATCGTGGAGTGCGCGAGATCTCCCTGCTGGGTCAAAACGTCAACAGTTACGGTCTGGACGATCATGGAGATGGTGTCAGTTTTGCCGAGCTGTTGCACAAGGTGGCGGCCATCCCCGGACTGGACAGGTTGCGTTTCACCACATCCCATCCCAAGGACATTGCCGAGGAGGTCATTCAGGCATTCGGTTCCTTGCCCAACCTCTGTCCCCAGCTTCATCTGCCGGTCCAGTCCGGTTCCGATGCGCTCTTGAAATCCATGGGCCGCAAGTATACGCGGAAACGGTATGAAAAGATCGTCAGGGATCTCCGTGCGGTTTGTCCGGACATCGCCCTGACCACGGATCTCATTGTGGGGTTTCCAGGAGAAACCGACCAGGATTTCGAAGATACCCTTCAGCTCATGCGACTGGTTCGATATGAGAGCAGTTTTTCCTTCAAGTATTCGGACCGGCCCGGCGTGCGTGCCGAACGGATGACCAACAAGGTCCCTGAAGCCGTCAAGCAGGAACGGTTACAGCGGTTGCAGGCGTTGCAGGCCGAGCATACGATCCAGGCCCTTGAGGCCCGGGTGGGCAAACAGGACCAGGTTCTTGTGGAAGGGCGGAGCAGAAAATCCGACGACGAGACCCCGTGCTGGCGGGGCAGGGATCTGGGAGGACGGATCGTCAACTTTCACGGCGATGCCCCGGATCTTGTGGGCAAGATTGTTCCCGTAACCATTACCAAAGCGAAAAAGCACTCCCTTTGGGGAGAAGTGAGTGGTTCCCCATGGTAG
- a CDS encoding MotA/TolQ/ExbB proton channel family protein — MDMLSQLGFWSMVSGATLVVKCVLLLLGAMSLGSWTIIFFKWIQLVGVRRRAVRDFDEFEATADLAKGVEVLRNAKDSPLYPIAFGALSEMRQLEKSSLHPSLLFRVSGENLHRILQQGVSKQLGQLASTLSFLGTCANAAPFIGLFGTVWGIMHSFHSIGLQKTAALAAVAPGISEALVATAIGLGVAIPAAIAYNAFLGLLNGIETELKAFAGSFLNRAQRELPWMQGGKTRKE, encoded by the coding sequence ATGGATATGTTGTCGCAACTTGGTTTTTGGTCCATGGTTTCCGGTGCCACCCTGGTGGTCAAATGTGTGCTTCTTCTTTTGGGCGCCATGTCTCTGGGGAGCTGGACAATCATCTTTTTCAAGTGGATACAACTTGTTGGTGTGCGGCGTCGGGCGGTTCGGGATTTTGACGAATTCGAGGCCACGGCCGATCTTGCCAAGGGAGTGGAAGTGTTGCGCAATGCCAAGGATTCTCCGTTGTATCCCATTGCTTTTGGTGCCCTGTCCGAAATGCGGCAGCTGGAAAAATCATCCCTGCATCCCTCATTGCTGTTCCGGGTATCGGGTGAAAATCTTCACCGGATTCTGCAGCAAGGGGTGAGCAAACAACTCGGTCAGCTCGCTTCGACCCTGTCCTTTTTGGGAACCTGCGCCAACGCGGCGCCGTTTATCGGGTTGTTCGGGACGGTCTGGGGAATCATGCATTCCTTCCATTCCATCGGGTTGCAAAAAACAGCCGCCCTGGCTGCTGTGGCTCCGGGTATTTCCGAGGCGCTGGTGGCAACGGCCATCGGGCTTGGTGTGGCCATTCCCGCAGCCATTGCCTACAATGCTTTTCTCGGGCTGCTCAATGGGATTGAAACGGAACTGAAAGCCTTTGCCGGGTCCTTCTTGAACCGGGCTCAACGGGAGCTTCCCTGGATGCAGGGGGGCAAGACCAGAAAAGAATAG
- a CDS encoding phosphotransferase family protein: protein MLEITVDMIERFLKETLPGTIKLTGLGEIGSLDEQGMKDFGYGKPMLIAYEQDGVAKQAVISSMRGDKYGHQFYWDRAAILMFQYETGTRIKQHVRPLGLGYADKKGKLVPMKDPEEFFILNEKVEGHDYFLDLERIRKGQVTDSDRELARKFALWLADLHAEKRDDPDLYLRRTRQLIGDSECIWGLVDGYPHPYEHFTPNRFIALEKKLIDWRWKLRSFTHRLRATHGDFHPWNVLVREDNDFSVLDCSRGLWGEPGDDVATMSCNYLLFGLYDQPRLSGPFESIYRTFWDTYLDATGDEEMLRVVAPYYVFRGLVIASPEWYPNHPLEVRKGLLRFLENVLEDEVFDYVHINKYME, encoded by the coding sequence ATGCTTGAAATAACCGTTGACATGATAGAACGTTTTCTCAAGGAGACCCTGCCTGGCACCATCAAGCTGACCGGCCTTGGAGAGATCGGGTCCCTTGATGAACAGGGCATGAAGGATTTCGGGTATGGCAAGCCCATGCTCATTGCCTATGAGCAGGATGGCGTTGCCAAGCAGGCGGTCATTTCTTCCATGCGCGGTGATAAATACGGCCATCAATTTTATTGGGATCGGGCGGCCATCCTCATGTTCCAGTACGAGACCGGAACCAGGATCAAGCAGCATGTCCGTCCTCTTGGCCTTGGGTATGCCGATAAAAAAGGCAAGCTGGTTCCCATGAAAGATCCCGAGGAATTCTTCATCCTCAACGAAAAGGTCGAGGGGCACGATTATTTTCTTGATCTTGAGCGCATACGCAAGGGGCAGGTCACGGACAGCGACAGAGAACTGGCCCGCAAATTCGCCTTGTGGCTGGCAGATCTGCATGCCGAAAAAAGGGATGATCCTGATTTGTATCTGCGCAGGACCCGGCAGCTCATTGGGGATTCCGAATGCATCTGGGGGCTGGTGGACGGGTACCCCCATCCGTATGAACATTTCACGCCCAACCGGTTTATCGCCCTGGAGAAAAAGCTCATCGACTGGCGTTGGAAACTGCGCTCCTTTACCCACCGGTTGCGCGCAACCCATGGAGATTTTCATCCCTGGAACGTGCTTGTCAGGGAAGACAATGATTTTTCGGTTCTTGATTGCAGCCGGGGACTGTGGGGAGAACCGGGCGATGACGTGGCCACCATGAGCTGCAATTACCTGCTGTTTGGCTTGTACGATCAGCCTCGATTATCCGGTCCCTTTGAGTCCATATACCGCACTTTCTGGGACACCTATCTTGATGCCACCGGAGACGAGGAAATGCTCCGTGTTGTTGCTCCCTATTACGTATTTCGCGGGCTGGTCATTGCCTCGCCCGAGTGGTATCCCAACCATCCCCTGGAAGTTCGCAAGGGACTGCTCCGATTCCTGGAAAACGTGCTCGAGGACGAGGTGTTTGATTATGTCCATATCAACAAGTACATGGAGTAA